The following coding sequences are from one Paenibacillus stellifer window:
- a CDS encoding DsrE/DsrF/DrsH-like family protein: MSTKVAIIASNGGLFDAYKVFNIATASAATDAEVAIFFTFEGLNLIHKQAHHQLPLPAGAEHFAEGFKNANIPSIPQLVEMAQELGVKIIACQMTMDVMNLKKEDFIEGIEVGGAVTFLDFAKDANVSLTF, translated from the coding sequence ATGAGTACAAAAGTAGCGATTATTGCAAGCAATGGTGGTTTGTTTGATGCCTATAAAGTCTTTAACATCGCAACGGCTTCTGCGGCAACCGATGCGGAAGTAGCGATCTTCTTCACTTTTGAAGGGCTGAACCTTATTCACAAGCAGGCGCATCATCAACTGCCGCTCCCGGCGGGAGCCGAACACTTCGCCGAGGGGTTCAAGAATGCCAATATTCCATCGATTCCCCAGCTTGTAGAGATGGCACAGGAGTTGGGTGTCAAGATCATTGCCTGTCAGATGACGATGGATGTTATGAACTTGAAGAAAGAGGACTTTATCGAAGGCATTGAAGTAGGCGGGGCCGTAACTTTCCTGGATTTTGCCAAAGATGCCAACGTAAGTCTGACATTCTAA
- a CDS encoding MATE family efflux transporter, with protein MKGTNDLTQGPIMSTLMKLTLPIIATNFISTTYGLVDMIWVGGLGSGPVAAIGTASFFINLAIALSTMITIGTGIKVSHCMGSGKIEQAYSYVKNGFVMSVVLGLLYMVFIISTQDQLIGFFDLGNEVELMAKQFLMISIVGAVFSILNTLYATVMNAMGNSKQPFYIFSMGLILNIILDPLLIYGVGSLEGWGVAGAAIATLTANLLVTLLFIIKTKKLDLISKQSVRNSRLMIEVIRLGIPISIQRITFTIISIIMAKIIVGWGAEAIAVQKVGIQIESISYMTIGGLQGAIAAFFGQNYGARRLDRIQQGYRKALLMTTIFGAFISFIFILFPQQLFSVFLTDETSMKLGTDYMRIIGFSQLFMCMELMTVGAFNGIGKTYIPPIFSILFTVLRIPVALLLSEPFGLNGVWMSIALSSVFKGIILVIWFRKSLRSIHKSLAVSE; from the coding sequence ATGAAGGGCACAAATGATTTAACCCAAGGTCCAATAATGTCTACTTTAATGAAATTGACACTCCCCATCATTGCTACCAATTTCATATCTACAACCTATGGTCTTGTCGATATGATCTGGGTTGGAGGGCTAGGAAGTGGTCCGGTTGCTGCAATTGGTACAGCAAGCTTCTTTATTAATTTAGCGATTGCTTTATCGACCATGATAACAATTGGTACAGGAATCAAGGTTTCACATTGTATGGGATCCGGTAAGATAGAACAAGCTTATTCATATGTAAAGAACGGATTTGTAATGTCTGTTGTATTAGGACTGCTCTATATGGTTTTTATTATTTCGACCCAGGACCAGCTTATAGGCTTCTTCGATCTTGGAAATGAAGTTGAGTTAATGGCGAAGCAATTTCTAATGATTTCGATCGTGGGGGCCGTCTTTTCAATACTTAATACCTTATATGCAACCGTTATGAATGCGATGGGGAACAGTAAGCAACCATTTTATATTTTTTCAATGGGTCTCATTTTAAATATCATTCTTGATCCATTGTTAATATATGGAGTAGGCAGTTTAGAAGGTTGGGGAGTTGCAGGTGCAGCTATTGCTACACTAACGGCCAATTTATTAGTGACCTTGCTGTTTATCATAAAAACAAAAAAATTAGACCTTATCTCTAAACAGTCGGTAAGGAATAGCCGTCTCATGATAGAAGTCATTCGATTGGGAATTCCGATTTCGATTCAACGGATCACCTTTACGATCATATCGATCATTATGGCCAAGATCATAGTCGGTTGGGGGGCTGAGGCCATTGCTGTTCAAAAGGTAGGTATTCAAATAGAATCAATCTCCTATATGACGATCGGTGGTCTGCAAGGGGCTATTGCAGCTTTTTTTGGACAAAATTATGGAGCACGTCGATTGGATCGAATACAGCAGGGCTATCGAAAGGCGTTGCTGATGACCACAATATTCGGTGCTTTCATTTCGTTCATATTTATCTTATTTCCTCAGCAGCTCTTCTCGGTATTTCTAACTGATGAAACGAGCATGAAGCTCGGAACAGATTACATGCGAATTATCGGTTTTTCTCAGTTGTTTATGTGCATGGAACTGATGACAGTTGGAGCATTTAACGGTATTGGTAAAACATATATTCCGCCAATATTCAGCATTTTATTTACTGTATTAAGAATACCCGTGGCTTTGCTCTTATCGGAACCGTTTGGATTAAATGGGGTGTGGATGTCGATTGCGCTAAGTAGTGTTTTTAAGGGTATTATTTTGGTCATCTGGTTTAGAAAGTCTTTGCGTAGCATTCATAAATCGCTTGCAGTTTCTGAATAA
- a CDS encoding response regulator transcription factor, which translates to MKFVKILVVDDEENILQVIKAYLEKNKYIVYEADTGRGAIHLFETLKPDLIVLDLMLPDMTGEEVCRMVRKSSNVPILMLTAKSSEDDMVNGLMIGADDYITKPFSPRELLARVISLLRRTIQPQLGNMSLLSYAQGDLTMDLERYEVRIHEEPVSFTLMEFKLLEILAKHPKRVFSRLELVNLTQGDTYEGFERTIDVHIKNIRQKIGDDPKHPVFIGTVFGVGYKFLVSHDVY; encoded by the coding sequence ATGAAGTTCGTGAAAATTTTAGTGGTGGATGATGAAGAAAATATCTTGCAGGTTATTAAGGCTTATTTGGAAAAGAATAAATATATTGTGTACGAAGCCGATACAGGACGAGGCGCGATTCATCTTTTTGAAACCTTAAAGCCCGATCTGATCGTGCTGGATTTGATGCTTCCAGACATGACTGGAGAGGAAGTATGCAGAATGGTACGCAAATCATCGAACGTTCCGATCCTCATGCTGACTGCAAAAAGCAGTGAAGACGATATGGTGAATGGGCTCATGATTGGAGCCGATGATTATATTACTAAACCATTCAGCCCAAGAGAGCTGCTCGCTCGGGTGATTAGCCTATTAAGAAGAACCATTCAGCCGCAATTGGGGAATATGTCACTGCTGTCTTATGCCCAAGGCGATTTAACTATGGATTTGGAACGTTATGAGGTAAGAATTCACGAGGAGCCAGTATCTTTTACCCTTATGGAGTTCAAGCTACTTGAAATTTTAGCGAAGCATCCGAAGAGAGTGTTCTCACGACTTGAACTTGTTAACCTTACTCAGGGTGATACCTATGAAGGATTCGAGCGGACCATCGATGTTCATATTAAGAATATTAGACAAAAAATTGGCGATGATCCTAAACACCCTGTTTTTATTGGCACTGTATTTGGAGTGGGGTATAAATTCTTGGTGAGTCATGATGTCTATTAG
- a CDS encoding SHOCT domain-containing protein translates to MMMGYGSGFGIFGLVINFLLIVGVIYLVIKWVRGDGNSRFIDNTPERILDERFARGEITEEEYYRMKSILRD, encoded by the coding sequence ATGATGATGGGTTATGGCTCTGGATTTGGAATATTTGGATTAGTCATCAATTTTTTACTGATCGTAGGTGTAATCTATTTGGTGATAAAATGGGTTAGGGGAGATGGGAATTCACGATTTATTGACAATACTCCAGAGAGAATCTTGGATGAACGCTTTGCAAGAGGTGAAATCACGGAAGAAGAATATTACCGGATGAAGAGCATTTTGCGGGATTAA
- a CDS encoding ArsR/SmtB family transcription factor, with protein MEKQFEAYAQAAELLKALAHPVRLCIVKGIIDNGSCNVTYMQECLELPQSTVSQHLQKLRSLGIVETEKNGLKIIYSVKDERIKHLIQILGGE; from the coding sequence ATGGAAAAACAATTTGAAGCCTATGCTCAGGCGGCTGAATTATTAAAGGCCCTAGCCCATCCGGTTAGATTATGTATTGTAAAAGGAATCATCGATAATGGAAGTTGCAATGTGACCTACATGCAGGAATGTTTGGAACTTCCACAATCAACAGTTTCCCAACATCTCCAGAAGCTTAGATCTTTAGGTATTGTGGAGACAGAGAAAAATGGACTGAAGATCATTTATTCCGTTAAAGACGAAAGAATAAAACATCTGATACAAATATTAGGAGGAGAATAA
- a CDS encoding ferritin family protein, producing MYQMGYQDGFRAMGGQMGQGGMGGEMGMHGGMAFRNTILIPDISKAIIGEAHAYWFYEKLAELAPNEQTKQTILHIQRDEAKHYRWFTMILS from the coding sequence ATGTATCAGATGGGTTATCAAGATGGATTTAGAGCTATGGGGGGACAAATGGGGCAAGGAGGTATGGGCGGAGAAATGGGCATGCATGGAGGAATGGCTTTTAGAAATACAATTCTTATTCCTGATATCTCCAAAGCCATTATCGGGGAGGCACATGCCTATTGGTTTTATGAAAAGCTGGCCGAATTAGCACCGAATGAACAGACCAAACAGACCATTCTGCATATTCAAAGGGACGAAGCTAAGCATTATCGTTGGTTCACCATGATACTGAGCTGA
- a CDS encoding sulfurtransferase TusA family protein, giving the protein MTLDCKGLACPMPIVKTKKAIDQLEAGQVIEVQATDKGSLADIQGWAKNTGHHYLGTVEEGDVFRHFIRKSRPTEVKEEKKHPHIVSNEDLSKKLAANDKITVIDVREPAEYSFNRIPGAISIPLGELENRIQELNLEDNIYVVCRTGSRSDMACRMLSEKGFKQVKNVEPGMSGWTGPMENAEK; this is encoded by the coding sequence ATGACCCTTGATTGCAAAGGGCTCGCATGTCCAATGCCTATTGTAAAGACCAAAAAAGCGATTGATCAACTGGAGGCTGGTCAAGTCATTGAAGTCCAGGCCACAGATAAAGGATCTCTTGCTGACATTCAAGGTTGGGCTAAGAATACAGGCCATCATTATCTCGGTACTGTAGAAGAAGGGGATGTGTTTAGACACTTCATCCGTAAATCCAGACCAACTGAAGTAAAAGAAGAAAAAAAGCATCCTCATATCGTTTCCAATGAAGATTTATCCAAAAAACTGGCAGCGAACGATAAAATTACCGTTATTGATGTCCGGGAGCCTGCTGAATATTCGTTCAACCGAATCCCCGGAGCCATTTCAATTCCGCTCGGTGAGCTTGAGAATCGTATCCAGGAGTTGAACCTGGAAGATAATATCTATGTTGTCTGCCGGACGGGAAGCCGCAGCGATATGGCTTGCCGTATGCTCAGCGAAAAAGGATTCAAACAAGTGAAGAACGTCGAGCCAGGGATGTCGGGTTGGACGGGGCCTATGGAAAATGCAGAGAAGTAA
- a CDS encoding sensor histidine kinase, whose product MMSIRGGLSRKLLISHVGVALAALLSIVLLVNLVMNISFNQYQKNQQQTEIQSLLDDLEDAYNVSTGHWNTNVWMTISHQAMISDYMVRVYDQDRRLIWDTSQMGRQIQVNSQSAQDTIKKTIVKGNQQVGTLEFLPVKETTQSLNQKFLRMFNTLLWAAMILVIVGTYLFSRYMAKSISQPLLEIKDIASKMREGDLSSRVEMLNQNTEIDDVGRTLNHLADGLEKQDQLRKSLTTDVAHELRTPLTTIQSHLEAFQDGIWEPTPDKLQVCHDQVLRLVRLFSDLENLAAVENPMVQLMTEIVSLNEIVGESLNMVSSQFGQERLSADLISKSDVWITGDRSRLLQVFVNLISNAFKYTSSGSVHIEVLKEKAEGVVIVSDTGMGISKDELPYIFERFYRGEKSRNRKTGGAGIGLAVVKVIVDAHAGSIHVESEIEKGTTVLVRLPLIR is encoded by the coding sequence ATGATGTCTATTAGAGGCGGATTGAGCAGAAAGCTTCTTATTTCCCATGTCGGTGTGGCCCTTGCTGCGCTTCTATCTATTGTCTTGCTTGTGAACTTGGTAATGAACATCTCGTTTAACCAATATCAGAAGAACCAGCAGCAGACAGAAATACAAAGTTTACTGGACGATTTAGAAGACGCTTATAATGTGTCTACCGGCCACTGGAATACAAACGTTTGGATGACCATTTCGCACCAAGCGATGATTAGTGATTATATGGTTCGTGTTTATGATCAAGACCGTCGCTTGATTTGGGATACTAGTCAAATGGGCAGGCAGATACAAGTGAATTCCCAGTCTGCGCAAGACACCATTAAAAAAACAATCGTAAAAGGAAATCAGCAGGTAGGAACATTGGAATTTCTACCAGTGAAAGAAACGACGCAAAGTCTGAATCAGAAATTTCTGAGAATGTTTAATACCTTATTATGGGCCGCAATGATACTCGTAATTGTCGGGACGTATCTGTTCAGCCGGTACATGGCCAAAAGCATTAGCCAACCTCTCCTAGAGATTAAAGATATCGCTTCGAAAATGAGGGAGGGGGATCTCAGCTCCCGGGTTGAAATGTTAAATCAGAATACAGAAATTGATGACGTGGGGCGTACACTCAATCATTTGGCTGATGGATTGGAGAAGCAAGATCAATTAAGGAAATCACTGACCACTGATGTGGCACATGAGTTGCGAACACCCTTAACAACAATTCAAAGCCATTTGGAAGCCTTTCAGGATGGCATTTGGGAACCGACGCCGGATAAACTACAAGTGTGCCATGATCAAGTCCTGCGACTTGTCAGGCTCTTCAGTGATTTGGAAAATCTGGCTGCTGTAGAGAATCCAATGGTTCAGCTTATGACGGAGATCGTCTCACTTAACGAAATCGTTGGTGAGTCTTTAAATATGGTATCCAGCCAGTTTGGGCAGGAAAGACTTTCAGCTGACCTGATAAGTAAAAGTGACGTTTGGATCACAGGGGACCGTTCGCGGCTCCTTCAGGTTTTTGTAAATCTGATAAGCAATGCTTTCAAATACACGAGTTCTGGAAGTGTTCATATTGAAGTGTTAAAAGAGAAAGCAGAAGGCGTCGTTATCGTTTCCGATACCGGAATGGGAATATCTAAAGATGAACTCCCCTATATCTTTGAACGTTTTTACCGCGGAGAGAAATCAAGGAACCGGAAAACTGGCGGAGCCGGAATAGGACTTGCGGTTGTTAAAGTCATAGTGGATGCTCATGCCGGATCTATTCATGTTGAAAGTGAGATAGAGAAAGGAACTACCGTTCTTGTTCGTCTTCCATTAATTCGATGA
- a CDS encoding ArsR/SmtB family transcription factor, whose protein sequence is MNHVKTDWLPKNDNEMNDVIKQSLTVLPVLNNEEGLRKKALLLKALGDETRLRIIGILKVQDSCLCELVSGLVIPASTLTHHLQILERGGVIQSRKEKKFTIFSLVHDKNLDLYISQNS, encoded by the coding sequence ATGAATCACGTAAAAACCGATTGGCTACCCAAAAACGACAATGAAATGAATGATGTTATCAAACAATCGCTTACTGTTCTCCCGGTATTAAACAATGAAGAGGGACTGCGAAAAAAAGCTCTTTTATTAAAAGCATTGGGTGATGAAACCAGATTGAGAATTATCGGCATATTGAAAGTTCAGGACTCATGTCTTTGTGAATTAGTATCTGGATTAGTCATTCCAGCTTCTACATTGACGCATCACTTGCAGATCCTGGAGCGTGGAGGCGTTATCCAATCGAGAAAGGAAAAAAAATTCACCATTTTTTCCCTTGTTCATGATAAGAATTTAGACCTTTATATTTCACAAAATTCATAA
- a CDS encoding permease codes for MQISAFSLKEMLLVIPPIFILLGILDTWVPKEVMMKYMGEKSGWKGIVLAFLIGSAAAGPLYGAFPVAAVLMKKGVKFSNILIFIGAWSTTKIPMLLFEMSALGTTFAITRLLIDIPGILIIAYLLEAMISNEYRTELYKKAEYL; via the coding sequence ATGCAAATATCAGCATTCAGCCTGAAAGAGATGCTTCTTGTCATTCCCCCCATCTTTATTCTGTTGGGAATTCTGGATACTTGGGTACCCAAGGAGGTCATGATGAAATACATGGGGGAAAAATCGGGATGGAAGGGAATCGTGCTCGCCTTTCTGATTGGTTCAGCGGCTGCAGGTCCCCTGTATGGAGCTTTTCCGGTTGCCGCAGTTTTGATGAAAAAGGGCGTCAAATTCAGCAATATTCTAATCTTCATCGGGGCATGGTCCACTACGAAGATTCCAATGCTCCTGTTCGAAATGTCCGCTTTGGGAACGACTTTTGCCATTACCCGGCTTCTGATTGATATTCCGGGCATCCTGATCATCGCCTACCTGCTAGAAGCGATGATCTCGAACGAGTATAGAACAGAACTATACAAAAAAGCTGAATATCTTTAA
- a CDS encoding ferritin-like domain-containing protein, producing MNMVYPYWIRSQFVPIWATSTQDALELMRTSVQGERNDELFYDQLIHLTPSQKQAEVITSIRNDERGHNQMFRQMYRELTGHEVTGVSNEVPEHVNSYIAGLQKAFQGELSAVEKYRKIWFGLPYGVYKDTLYGIILDEQKHAAKYNNLLIQNLPGN from the coding sequence ATGAATATGGTTTATCCCTATTGGATCAGATCACAATTCGTTCCCATTTGGGCAACTTCAACTCAAGACGCGCTTGAATTAATGAGGACTTCAGTCCAAGGGGAACGGAATGATGAACTTTTTTATGACCAACTCATTCATCTTACTCCTAGCCAGAAACAAGCTGAAGTTATTACCTCTATTCGGAATGATGAACGAGGGCATAATCAAATGTTCCGACAAATGTACAGAGAATTAACTGGACATGAAGTGACAGGAGTTAGTAACGAAGTTCCTGAACATGTTAATTCGTATATTGCCGGGTTGCAAAAAGCCTTCCAAGGTGAATTGTCAGCAGTTGAAAAGTATCGAAAGATATGGTTCGGCCTTCCTTATGGCGTTTATAAGGATACTTTGTATGGCATTATTCTCGATGAGCAAAAACATGCGGCAAAGTATAATAATTTATTGATACAGAACTTACCTGGAAATTAG
- a CDS encoding SHOCT domain-containing protein, which yields MKGRYTMMMGYGFGFGMFGLVINFLLILGVIYLVIKWVRGEGNSRFNDNTPERILDVRFAKGEITEEEYFRMKSILRD from the coding sequence ATGAAAGGAAGATACACAATGATGATGGGGTATGGTTTTGGGTTCGGTATGTTTGGATTGGTCATCAATTTTCTGTTGATCTTAGGTGTAATCTATTTGGTGATAAAATGGGTTAGGGGGGAAGGGAATTCACGTTTTAATGACAATACTCCAGAGAGAATCTTGGATGTACGATTTGCAAAAGGTGAAATCACGGAGGAAGAATATTTTCGGATGAAGAGCATTTTGCGGGATTGA
- a CDS encoding sensor histidine kinase, with protein sequence MRNRGGLSRKLLISHAGVALAALLSIVLLVNLVMNVSFNQYQKNQEQAEIQSLLDDLKDAYHESTGQWNTNVWMIISHQAMVSDYIVRVYDKDHQLIWDTSQMGMQRQVDSQPMQDTITKTIVKGNQQIGTMEFQPVNETSQSLNQQFLRMFNTLLWAAMLLVIAGTYLFSRYLAKSISQPLLEIKDIASRMREGDLTSRVVVINQNTEIDDVGRALNHLADGLEKQDQLRKLLTADVAHELRTPLTTIQSHLEAFQDGIWEPTPDKLQVCHDQVLRLVRLISDLENLAAVENPMVQLKTEIVSLNDIVEKSLNTVSSQFRDKGLSGDLISTNDVWITGDRSRLVQVFVNLISNAFKYTSSGSIHIEVLKEKAEGVVIVSDTGMGIPEDELSYIFERFYRGEKSRNRKTGGAGIGLAVVQAIVKAHAGSIHVESEINKGTTVRVRLPLIR encoded by the coding sequence ATGAGAAATAGAGGCGGATTGAGCAGAAAGCTTCTTATATCCCATGCCGGTGTAGCTCTTGCTGCGCTTCTGTCTATTGTTCTGCTTGTCAACTTAGTAATGAACGTTTCGTTCAACCAATATCAGAAAAACCAGGAGCAGGCGGAAATACAAAGTCTACTGGACGATCTAAAAGACGCTTATCATGAGTCTACCGGCCAATGGAATACAAATGTATGGATGATCATTTCGCATCAGGCGATGGTAAGTGACTATATCGTTCGTGTATACGACAAAGACCACCAATTGATTTGGGACACTAGCCAAATGGGGATGCAAAGACAAGTTGATTCCCAGCCTATGCAAGACACCATTACAAAAACAATCGTAAAAGGCAATCAGCAGATCGGGACAATGGAATTTCAACCAGTGAACGAAACATCGCAAAGCCTAAATCAGCAGTTTCTACGAATGTTTAATACATTGTTATGGGCAGCAATGCTTCTTGTCATTGCCGGGACGTATCTGTTTAGCCGGTATTTGGCCAAAAGCATTAGCCAGCCTCTTTTAGAGATCAAAGATATCGCTTCGCGAATGAGGGAGGGAGATCTCACTTCCCGGGTTGTAGTTATCAATCAAAATACAGAGATCGATGACGTGGGGCGTGCGCTCAATCATTTGGCTGACGGGTTGGAGAAGCAAGATCAGTTAAGGAAATTACTGACTGCTGATGTGGCGCATGAGCTGCGAACACCCTTAACAACAATACAAAGCCATTTGGAAGCTTTTCAGGACGGCATTTGGGAACCGACGCCGGATAAACTACAAGTGTGCCATGATCAAGTCCTGCGGCTGGTCCGGCTCATCAGTGATTTGGAAAATCTGGCTGCCGTAGAGAATCCAATGGTTCAGCTGAAGACGGAAATCGTATCTCTTAACGATATTGTAGAGAAGTCGTTAAATACAGTATCCAGCCAGTTTAGGGATAAAGGACTTTCAGGTGACCTGATAAGTACAAATGACGTTTGGATCACAGGGGACCGTTCGCGGCTCGTTCAGGTATTCGTAAATCTGATAAGCAATGCATTCAAATATACGAGTTCTGGAAGTATTCATATTGAAGTGTTAAAAGAGAAAGCAGAGGGCGTAGTCATCGTATCCGATACCGGAATGGGAATACCTGAAGATGAACTTTCCTATATCTTTGAACGTTTTTACCGCGGAGAGAAATCAAGGAACCGGAAGACTGGCGGAGCCGGAATCGGACTTGCCGTTGTACAAGCGATTGTGAAGGCTCATGCCGGATCTATACATGTTGAAAGTGAGATCAATAAGGGGACAACTGTCCGAGTCCGTCTTCCATTAATTCGATGA
- the gshAB gene encoding bifunctional glutamate--cysteine ligase GshA/glutathione synthetase GshB codes for MNWLNRELVQIVIDNALQDDLIRGRFGLEKENVRVDQEGKLALTPHPKAFGSKTENPYIQTDFSESQIEMITPALDSIEETYHFMEALQDIVSLELEGEFLWPSSNPPMLPEEEEIPIAKMSDPVADDYRKELADKYGRKRQLLSGIHYNFSFDEKLLVRLYETQGHYKDFKEFKDTVYFKVARNLLRYRWLLIYLTGASPVFDNTYIEKCVNLADSLDKKSYYFPMMNSLRNSMCGYRNEKLYYVSFNSATEYVHDLNRLIQQNELLSVKEYYSPVRIKTSKGTNPVQDLVEEGVAYLELRFIDINPLHKIGISMEMMSFIHLFILFMLLKVDESYNKEDQRIAAVNQDQVIMEGIKGFLNESEYCQLTMEEMALSFINEMKEMVELLFPGNEDYRKIIDGEKQKILHSELNAASIVKKEIQESSFLTYHLDKAKKYAEESIHNGYRFTGYEDLELSTQLLLKAAVKRGIRFELMDREENFVLLSQGDHKEYVKQATKTALDSYSTVLIMENKVVTKDILNQHGIRVPSGETFQNLDEAMSSYDTYRSTPIVIKPKSTNFGLGITIFNRDYSREDMEKAFKIAFTHDKTVLLEEFITGKEYRFLIMGDQVVGVLHRVPANVIGDGIHTIEQLVHEKNKNPLRGKGYKTPLEKIQLGEAEEMFLKNHAMSWNDIPQLGEIIYLRENSNISTGGDSIDFTDEIPNSYKDLAIQSAKAAGATICGVDMMIDSIEEAANDTNYSIIELNFNPAIHIHCYPYIGKNRKADEKILDLLFC; via the coding sequence ATGAACTGGTTGAATCGTGAACTTGTACAGATTGTTATAGACAATGCACTTCAAGATGATCTAATTCGAGGTCGATTTGGTTTAGAAAAAGAAAATGTACGGGTCGACCAAGAGGGGAAACTTGCCCTTACGCCCCACCCTAAAGCTTTTGGGAGTAAAACAGAAAATCCTTATATTCAAACGGATTTCTCAGAGAGTCAAATTGAAATGATCACTCCTGCCTTAGACTCGATTGAGGAGACGTATCATTTCATGGAAGCCTTGCAAGACATTGTTTCTTTAGAATTGGAAGGGGAGTTTTTGTGGCCAAGCAGTAACCCTCCTATGCTACCCGAAGAAGAAGAAATTCCTATTGCCAAAATGAGCGATCCTGTTGCGGACGATTATCGAAAGGAATTGGCGGATAAATATGGTCGTAAAAGACAATTGTTAAGCGGAATACATTATAATTTCTCATTTGATGAGAAACTCCTTGTGAGGTTATACGAAACTCAGGGACACTACAAAGACTTCAAGGAGTTCAAAGATACGGTTTATTTTAAAGTAGCCCGTAATTTGTTAAGATACCGGTGGTTGCTCATTTACCTAACAGGGGCAAGCCCTGTTTTTGATAATACGTATATTGAGAAATGTGTTAACTTAGCGGACTCACTTGATAAAAAAAGTTATTATTTCCCAATGATGAATTCACTTCGGAACAGTATGTGTGGCTATCGAAATGAAAAATTGTATTATGTCTCTTTTAATTCAGCCACAGAGTATGTTCATGATTTAAACAGATTGATTCAACAAAATGAACTATTAAGTGTAAAAGAATATTACAGCCCTGTCCGTATTAAAACCTCAAAGGGAACTAATCCAGTTCAAGACCTTGTAGAAGAGGGAGTGGCATATTTAGAACTTCGATTTATCGATATCAATCCACTTCACAAGATAGGAATAAGCATGGAAATGATGTCCTTTATCCATTTGTTTATTCTCTTTATGCTGCTTAAAGTAGATGAATCCTATAACAAGGAAGATCAAAGGATTGCTGCTGTTAACCAAGATCAAGTGATAATGGAAGGAATAAAGGGGTTTTTAAACGAGTCCGAATATTGTCAGCTCACCATGGAGGAAATGGCGCTTTCTTTTATCAATGAGATGAAAGAAATGGTGGAGCTTTTGTTTCCTGGAAACGAGGATTATCGTAAAATAATAGATGGTGAAAAGCAAAAGATTCTCCATTCCGAGCTAAATGCGGCATCTATAGTGAAGAAGGAAATACAAGAATCGTCCTTTTTGACGTACCATCTGGATAAAGCAAAAAAATACGCTGAAGAAAGTATTCATAATGGTTACCGATTTACAGGATATGAGGATCTCGAATTATCAACTCAACTACTCTTAAAGGCAGCAGTGAAGCGAGGAATACGATTTGAACTGATGGATCGGGAGGAGAATTTCGTACTGCTTTCACAAGGAGATCATAAAGAGTATGTGAAGCAGGCTACGAAAACTGCCTTGGACTCCTATAGTACTGTGCTAATTATGGAAAATAAGGTTGTTACAAAAGACATTCTTAATCAGCATGGAATCCGTGTACCCTCTGGAGAAACCTTTCAGAATTTAGATGAAGCAATGTCCAGTTACGATACGTATCGTAGCACTCCAATTGTAATTAAGCCTAAATCAACTAATTTTGGGTTAGGCATTACGATCTTCAATCGAGATTACTCAAGAGAAGATATGGAAAAAGCGTTTAAAATAGCTTTCACACACGATAAGACGGTCCTTCTTGAGGAATTCATAACAGGTAAGGAATATCGCTTTCTGATCATGGGAGACCAGGTCGTAGGAGTTCTACATCGTGTCCCTGCAAATGTCATTGGAGACGGAATCCACACGATCGAACAGCTTGTTCACGAGAAGAATAAAAACCCGCTTAGAGGTAAAGGATATAAGACTCCTTTGGAAAAAATTCAGTTAGGCGAAGCAGAAGAGATGTTTTTAAAGAACCATGCTATGAGTTGGAACGATATACCCCAATTAGGAGAAATCATCTATCTGAGAGAGAACTCGAATATTAGTACGGGAGGAGACAGTATCGATTTTACTGATGAAATACCGAACAGCTATAAAGATCTTGCCATTCAATCAGCTAAAGCTGCAGGAGCGACCATATGTGGTGTAGATATGATGATTGATTCTATAGAAGAAGCAGCGAACGATACCAATTACAGCATAATTGAACTAAACTTCAATCCAGCAATTCACATTCACTGTTACCCATATATCGGGAAGAATAGAAAGGCAGATGAAAAAATTCTGGATCTATTGTTCTGTTAG